A genome region from Leptospiraceae bacterium includes the following:
- a CDS encoding ankyrin repeat domain-containing protein: MKIGFITIGIFLILSISLYPISRADDYLLFSTEKGHFEHTKKALKTGAYVNVRDTNGKTPLMHAAIFGNKDIVMLLILNGAGADFSIKDFDGKTALMYATENKHKQIVELLKSYGATE, encoded by the coding sequence ATGAAAATAGGTTTTATTACGATAGGGATTTTTCTAATTCTATCTATCTCTCTTTATCCGATCAGTCGTGCGGATGATTATTTATTATTTAGCACGGAGAAGGGACATTTTGAACATACTAAGAAGGCGCTCAAAACGGGGGCGTATGTAAATGTGAGAGATACGAACGGGAAAACGCCTCTTATGCACGCTGCTATTTTTGGGAATAAAGATATTGTAATGCTTTTAATTTTAAATGGAGCGGGAGCCGATTTTTCTATTAAGGATTTTGATGGTAAGACAGCACTTATGTATGCAACTGAAAACAAACATAAACAAATAGTGGAGCTTTTAAAAAGTTATGGTGCTACCGAATAA
- a CDS encoding TerB family tellurite resistance protein: protein MKVIKFIIEWLVVFILFNQGGFLTGVAVFYVVVMYGLPLVAKLFLQNDSSASSYTPSPNNPNPPKPSSNDSNDGLNIVYQLRAEFISRDYSGLDMLASILASASIHIAKIDGVISEEEISAIRFTITNEFSNKADQEKIAKVVSMTKTHLLHIGVNGIYDSLLEIIKYHISIIENIEESGRADLAILLFTIMYEVAIADGGIHPSEERLFARLCGYFSLSDESLEIIIRTANYHYQHRKNQATKPDESLRFKDSIVFLGVSVDYTKEDLDKAWRKIAILHHPDKFHNSNPAVYELAKKKFQEAQDAYQYLKEYLDKPRPKIKEDNKPNTQTQETSNSSEIETRLKKLDALRVKGLISEEEYQKKRNEILKDI from the coding sequence GTGAAAGTGATTAAATTTATTATAGAATGGTTAGTTGTCTTTATTCTATTTAACCAAGGTGGTTTTTTGACAGGGGTTGCTGTCTTTTATGTAGTGGTAATGTATGGATTGCCACTCGTAGCAAAATTATTTCTTCAAAATGATTCTTCTGCCTCAAGTTACACACCATCTCCGAATAACCCAAATCCACCCAAACCATCCAGCAATGATAGTAATGACGGACTTAATATTGTTTACCAACTCAGAGCAGAATTTATAAGTCGTGATTATAGTGGATTAGATATGTTAGCCTCAATTCTTGCGTCTGCGAGTATTCATATTGCAAAAATAGATGGAGTGATTTCAGAGGAAGAAATTTCTGCGATTCGGTTTACGATTACAAATGAATTTTCAAATAAAGCAGACCAAGAAAAAATTGCAAAAGTAGTTTCTATGACTAAGACTCATTTGTTGCACATTGGAGTAAATGGAATCTATGATTCACTCCTTGAAATTATCAAATACCATATCAGCATTATCGAAAATATTGAGGAAAGTGGGCGAGCTGATTTGGCTATTTTACTTTTTACGATTATGTATGAAGTCGCCATTGCTGACGGTGGAATTCATCCTTCCGAAGAAAGATTATTTGCTAGACTTTGTGGTTACTTTTCTCTTTCCGATGAATCACTTGAAATTATTATTAGAACTGCGAATTATCATTATCAACATAGAAAAAATCAAGCGACTAAGCCGGATGAGTCGCTTCGATTTAAAGACAGCATAGTTTTTCTGGGTGTATCCGTTGATTATACAAAAGAAGATTTAGATAAAGCATGGCGTAAAATTGCAATCCTGCATCATCCTGATAAATTTCACAATTCCAATCCTGCCGTATATGAATTAGCCAAGAAAAAATTCCAAGAAGCACAAGACGCTTATCAATACTTAAAAGAATACTTGGATAAACCAAGACCTAAGATAAAAGAGGATAACAAGCCGAACACTCAAACGCAAGAAACTTCTAATTCGAGTGAAATTGAAACTAGATTGAAAAAGTTGGATGCTCTTAGAGTAAAAGGCTTAATCTCTGAAGAAGAATACCAAAAGAAACGAAACGAAATTTTAAAAGATATTTAA
- a CDS encoding putative peptidyl-prolyl cis-trans isomerase, with product MSISQKKFFLCINLLILFLPISFLYTVPESINKVMAIVGKTSISQLDYEHAEEILKALQKQKKSPTKSKASWKTQVLDFLIARAVIDITADEESIQANEKNIEAEIDRLMKLSQTKERSQFEKLISEKTGLPFEIWLDELPYQIKRGQLLQVRVTIKPPSEQEVLSWYNANKQKVGFEVKFREICLNRKNNSVEEERRIDSEINSIKKEARKDRESFNLIASGPRNQAYAKGINDWTPTFEVFNKNPALVNALGRLEDGKVSDAFVDDRGRYCLVRLDGKRPTPLDTIRRNIQEIIQRERMDSSFDDWILTRRKEILITVYDKDYIAENKLESPDESFNYNKIEAAQP from the coding sequence ATGAGTATATCCCAAAAAAAGTTTTTCTTGTGCATTAATTTATTAATTCTATTTCTACCTATTTCTTTTTTATACACGGTTCCAGAATCAATAAATAAGGTTATGGCGATTGTAGGAAAAACATCCATATCTCAACTTGACTACGAACATGCCGAAGAAATTTTAAAAGCCCTCCAAAAACAAAAAAAGTCACCTACTAAATCAAAAGCATCTTGGAAAACACAAGTTTTAGACTTTTTAATAGCAAGAGCAGTTATTGATATTACAGCAGATGAAGAATCTATACAAGCAAACGAAAAAAATATTGAAGCAGAGATTGACAGGCTAATGAAGCTTAGCCAAACAAAAGAAAGATCTCAATTCGAAAAATTAATTTCAGAAAAAACAGGCCTCCCTTTCGAAATTTGGTTAGATGAACTTCCATATCAAATAAAACGAGGTCAATTATTACAAGTGAGAGTTACTATAAAACCTCCTTCGGAACAAGAAGTATTATCATGGTACAATGCAAATAAACAAAAAGTTGGGTTCGAAGTAAAATTCAGAGAAATCTGTCTCAATCGAAAAAATAATTCTGTAGAAGAAGAAAGAAGAATCGATTCTGAAATAAACTCAATCAAAAAGGAAGCACGAAAAGATCGGGAATCATTCAATCTAATTGCAAGTGGTCCAAGAAATCAAGCATATGCAAAAGGTATAAACGATTGGACCCCCACCTTTGAAGTTTTTAATAAAAACCCTGCACTCGTCAATGCACTCGGTCGTTTAGAAGACGGCAAAGTATCAGATGCATTTGTGGACGATAGAGGACGTTATTGCCTCGTCCGACTAGACGGTAAACGACCTACTCCACTGGATACAATTCGTCGAAATATTCAAGAAATTATTCAAAGAGAACGAATGGATTCTTCTTTTGATGATTGGATTTTAACTCGAAGAAAAGAAATATTAATTACAGTTTATGACAAAGATTATATTGCTGAAAATAAACTAGAATCCCCAGACGAATCATTTAACTACAATAAAATCGAGGCTGCACAGCCATGA
- a CDS encoding spiro-SPASM protein, which translates to MRQMSFNLSCIAIFISELQSKILDSTDNPEILTLFFKKLELLFPNLTIYTNYLFKNQNNIELIQMDSELSFLFAVTDKLPPVSLENKDFDEVFFCYFSGIAPLLSLELTDVLLKRHIKYLAQYSYSENLPKGIVPYFLSREFVNSLPDKLPSTAHDYLIKNLNHYDTEIFFQEPDLRQFRLDFSISDYRSLKMTEFFLKINPELEYKDLLSTLLNNPNGFRLSPSYIEIEIFRGCESNCTFCPRQFISNEKDGNKISLEFLHKFLDDLKQTFPFPVTICLGGMGEPFLHPEINAIINSIVNYPFLSELIIETGLYLDINNFLESLKHLGEKSKKVSFIVNLTTLKEIKYNEIYKNESSVKSVLDRIESIKDLLGKESVHVQMIKMKEVEEEIDEYFTYFENLGINVILQKYNSYANLMPEKRVSDLTPIKRDFCWHLTRDLYINADGSVNICRQNLQTSIGNLNSESVFEIWQKGMANFSYSLSGNHEKVNAPCLNCDEWYTFNA; encoded by the coding sequence ATGAGACAAATGAGCTTTAACCTTTCCTGCATTGCTATTTTTATAAGTGAATTACAATCTAAAATTCTGGATTCTACAGATAATCCTGAAATTCTAACATTATTTTTTAAAAAATTAGAACTTCTTTTTCCAAACCTAACTATCTATACAAACTATTTATTTAAAAATCAAAATAATATTGAATTGATTCAAATGGATTCGGAACTAAGTTTTCTATTTGCGGTTACGGATAAATTGCCTCCTGTTAGTTTGGAAAATAAAGATTTCGATGAAGTATTTTTTTGTTATTTTTCAGGAATAGCACCTTTACTAAGTTTAGAGTTAACAGATGTTCTATTGAAACGCCACATTAAGTATCTTGCTCAATATTCCTACAGCGAGAATTTACCCAAAGGTATAGTTCCGTATTTTTTATCTAGAGAATTTGTAAACAGTCTCCCTGATAAATTACCTTCTACAGCACATGATTATTTAATTAAAAATCTAAATCATTATGATACAGAAATTTTTTTTCAAGAACCAGACTTACGACAATTTAGATTAGATTTTTCTATTTCAGATTATCGATCTCTCAAAATGACAGAATTTTTTCTGAAAATAAATCCTGAATTAGAATACAAGGATTTACTTTCAACCTTACTAAATAACCCAAATGGATTTAGACTTTCCCCTTCCTATATAGAAATAGAAATATTCCGAGGCTGTGAGTCAAATTGTACTTTCTGTCCACGCCAATTTATTTCAAATGAAAAAGACGGAAACAAAATCAGTTTAGAATTCCTTCATAAATTTCTAGATGATCTAAAACAAACTTTTCCATTTCCCGTTACAATTTGCCTTGGTGGAATGGGTGAACCATTTTTACATCCTGAAATAAATGCAATAATTAATTCTATAGTAAACTATCCATTTCTAAGTGAACTCATTATAGAAACTGGATTGTATCTAGATATAAACAATTTTCTTGAATCCCTAAAACATCTGGGAGAAAAATCCAAAAAAGTATCCTTCATTGTAAATCTTACTACTCTAAAAGAAATAAAATACAATGAGATTTACAAAAATGAATCTTCCGTAAAATCTGTCTTGGATAGAATAGAATCAATAAAGGATTTACTTGGAAAAGAGAGTGTACATGTCCAAATGATAAAAATGAAAGAAGTAGAAGAAGAAATTGATGAATATTTTACTTATTTTGAAAATCTTGGAATCAATGTTATTCTACAAAAATATAATTCTTACGCGAATTTAATGCCAGAAAAAAGAGTTAGTGACTTAACTCCTATTAAACGCGATTTCTGTTGGCATCTAACTCGAGACCTATACATTAATGCAGATGGATCTGTAAATATATGTAGACAAAACTTACAGACATCTATCGGAAATTTGAATTCAGAATCGGTATTTGAAATTTGGCAGAAAGGTATGGCTAATTTTAGTTATTCGCTAAGTGGAAATCACGAAAAAGTAAATGCGCCTTGTTTGAATTGTGACGAATGGTATACATTCAATGCGTAA
- a CDS encoding nucleotidyltransferase domain-containing protein, whose translation MEAELSIPVQNTVNELKESLTEIFCKYNLKKVTLFGSLSKGTGSKKSDLDLLAIQETELSFFERLDGILKEIQLIVPYWGVDLLIYTPDELEKIRHRPFIRSILETGIVIYEHS comes from the coding sequence ATGGAAGCAGAATTATCGATACCAGTTCAAAATACGGTGAATGAACTTAAAGAATCTCTCACAGAGATATTTTGCAAATACAATTTGAAAAAGGTTACTCTATTCGGTTCTTTGAGCAAAGGTACGGGGAGTAAAAAAAGTGATTTAGATTTGCTTGCTATCCAAGAAACAGAACTTTCTTTTTTTGAGAGACTAGATGGAATCTTAAAAGAAATTCAGCTTATTGTTCCTTATTGGGGAGTTGATTTATTGATTTATACTCCAGATGAATTAGAGAAAATTCGACATAGACCATTTATTAGAAGTATTTTAGAAACAGGAATTGTAATTTATGAGCATTCCTAA
- a CDS encoding tetratricopeptide repeat protein: MKNKDMYAKHFRFAFLIFFSICTITLADPYDDFENSDQDISAIADPDREKLISDAKVKLEISKLTQTALSYIKAKEWKNAESVTKQILDLSEVSVDYYYLKGNLHYCYGEYQTAIAHLSTALKFNPNHDPSHFLMGMIHVKRNEWDKSISSFEKATQHGSYNPYYRMNLAISHFQVENYDKSIAEAKKTLELKENYTFAKILLVKSLIKTSKKDAWHYLQNLMEKKSDAPLVYSLYIQLLFEYKNNYSEVIKELGKKSNLNIQEKRYLAYSYYRSNELVKTSNLLKQIMNSERDVEDDQTLYLKILLQQNKDGDAEKYLVSLIRANPYKKKQYNDMYQNLLEKRDMATGLYQPIIVR; encoded by the coding sequence ATGAAAAATAAAGACATGTATGCTAAACATTTTCGATTCGCTTTTCTTATTTTCTTTTCAATCTGCACTATTACACTTGCAGATCCTTATGATGATTTTGAAAACTCAGACCAAGACATTAGTGCCATTGCCGATCCAGATAGAGAGAAATTAATTTCAGATGCCAAAGTAAAATTAGAAATTTCTAAACTTACTCAAACAGCCCTAAGTTATATAAAAGCTAAAGAATGGAAAAATGCGGAGTCCGTCACTAAACAAATTTTAGACTTATCAGAAGTATCTGTTGATTATTATTATCTAAAAGGGAATTTGCATTACTGTTATGGAGAATACCAAACTGCTATTGCTCACTTGAGTACAGCATTAAAATTCAATCCTAACCACGATCCTAGTCATTTTCTAATGGGAATGATTCATGTAAAAAGAAATGAATGGGATAAATCAATTTCTAGTTTTGAAAAAGCGACACAACATGGTTCTTACAACCCATACTACAGAATGAACCTTGCCATATCTCACTTCCAAGTTGAAAATTATGACAAATCAATTGCCGAAGCAAAAAAGACTTTAGAGTTAAAGGAAAATTATACCTTTGCCAAAATTCTTCTTGTAAAGTCCCTAATTAAAACAAGCAAGAAAGATGCATGGCATTATCTTCAAAATCTAATGGAAAAAAAATCCGATGCACCTCTCGTATATTCTCTCTATATTCAATTGTTATTCGAATATAAAAATAATTACTCAGAAGTAATTAAAGAATTAGGAAAAAAATCTAATCTAAATATTCAAGAAAAACGTTACTTAGCTTATTCATATTATAGGTCAAATGAATTAGTCAAAACTTCAAACTTATTAAAACAAATAATGAATTCTGAAAGAGATGTAGAAGATGATCAGACATTGTATTTAAAAATTCTATTACAACAAAACAAAGATGGCGATGCAGAAAAATATTTAGTAAGTTTAATTAGAGCTAATCCATACAAGAAAAAACAATACAATGATATGTATCAAAATTTATTAGAAAAAAGAGATATGGCAACTGGCCTTTACCAGCCCATTATAGTTAGATAA
- the dnaB gene encoding replicative DNA helicase yields MNSDPLYELESEKSFLASILLKGSPGTNDLQIDPEDFYQDLHKRMFASMRELVDASITIDPISLTNHLRETSRFRDEAKDQEYIFALYRDAVVIQPLSYYAKRIKKYSDRRKYIKVLRDSIENINSEQEDNEGLFTRIEGELAKISRAVQSRGLRLVKDDKADLIDYVQLMYETKGATSGLKTHFDGLDEVTTGLKPHELIIIAARPGLGKTTFALNIASNVAIKEKKIVAIFSLEMSRMELLIKMICSEARINSNNLKTGTIHPSDQKKLLESIVKVTSAPIWIDDAGALSIWEFKSRVRQLLISTPLSLIVVDYLQLMNDPGVKDGRQQEVASISRNLKQMAKEANCPIIALSQMSRSVEQRSKDQKPQLSDLRESGAIEQDADIVAFIYREDKVKDPDEIPEDQKNKAEIIIAKNRAGQTKSFQLAFTPEYSRFDNLSSP; encoded by the coding sequence ATGAACTCAGACCCTCTTTACGAGTTAGAATCTGAAAAATCCTTTTTAGCTTCTATCCTTTTAAAAGGGTCTCCCGGTACGAATGATCTTCAAATAGATCCAGAAGACTTTTATCAGGATCTTCACAAAAGAATGTTTGCATCTATGAGAGAACTTGTAGATGCATCCATTACAATAGATCCAATTTCTCTCACTAATCACTTGCGCGAAACATCCCGTTTCCGCGATGAAGCCAAAGACCAAGAATACATTTTTGCATTGTACCGAGATGCTGTTGTTATACAACCTCTCAGTTATTACGCAAAACGAATCAAAAAATATTCCGATCGAAGAAAATATATAAAAGTTCTTCGTGACTCCATTGAAAACATCAATTCAGAACAAGAGGATAACGAAGGATTATTCACACGAATCGAAGGTGAGTTAGCGAAAATTTCTAGAGCAGTTCAATCCCGCGGTCTAAGACTCGTTAAAGATGATAAGGCCGACTTAATTGATTATGTTCAACTTATGTACGAAACCAAAGGTGCGACTAGCGGACTCAAAACTCATTTTGATGGCTTAGATGAAGTAACCACTGGTTTAAAACCACATGAACTAATTATTATAGCAGCACGTCCCGGTCTAGGTAAAACTACATTTGCCTTAAATATAGCGTCTAACGTAGCTATTAAAGAAAAAAAAATAGTAGCAATATTCTCTCTTGAGATGAGCAGAATGGAATTACTTATCAAAATGATTTGTTCAGAAGCGAGAATTAATTCCAATAATTTAAAAACAGGAACAATTCATCCAAGTGACCAAAAAAAATTATTAGAATCCATTGTAAAAGTTACATCTGCACCCATTTGGATTGATGACGCAGGAGCACTTTCTATTTGGGAATTCAAAAGTCGGGTTCGTCAGCTTCTTATTTCCACCCCACTCTCACTAATAGTAGTAGATTATTTACAATTGATGAATGACCCTGGAGTAAAAGACGGAAGACAACAAGAAGTAGCCTCTATTTCTAGAAACCTAAAACAAATGGCGAAAGAAGCCAATTGTCCAATCATTGCACTTTCTCAGATGTCGAGATCTGTAGAACAAAGATCCAAAGACCAAAAACCACAACTATCTGACTTAAGAGAATCGGGTGCAATTGAGCAGGATGCGGATATAGTAGCTTTCATTTATCGAGAAGACAAGGTTAAAGACCCGGATGAAATTCCAGAAGATCAAAAAAATAAAGCGGAAATTATTATCGCTAAAAACCGTGCGGGACAGACAAAGAGTTTTCAACTAGCGTTTACTCCTGAATACAGCCGTTTTGATAATCTGAGTAGCCCATAA
- a CDS encoding SH3 domain-containing protein, whose product MNDKVRERLIENFRSNPQSFKDKYFTEQSRAEQSRAEQSRAELKKLFSDIVDSKLETNLIYYSLLEDIPSKLANTDSKNLSLESLTSLLADNKNLTKENASWVVDTWAIAQNNSSLFIEQTDFTSYFKPNPRLLHFLKNFIANSNPSANKKLPEFLEFLYKNFDKSECIAFIEELYPRLGISGSACIDSFLKNKKEEELLTVLQSMTKQSAEKNKKLQKKIGIGIAASAILIPILYFGYRFGMNRLEVNSLLTDITSNSLETRTKAANALASRNREIIIPRLIEILKDTKYSDEVKASAIKTLLEYGKDAKDALPAIYSLTKTKNKELAQSIIAVIYQISEQDSEAAKRLFEIVNYNPDSDVRQEALSILAQFKVQAGNQDNPKNIEQLITYLNDTNESVAAKSAKMIGNYELEADSYIPRLTLFLKNETVSLRSELIQTFKKIAKDKKNIVPLLLPILNEKGISNKADVLDFLLTAEDDLSPFVSKVIPSIKETDSSYQENAKSFIAKAGAKSIPFLVKTLLDRSPEIQIFSATCLGEFGSDAKSAIPSLLRLTSSKEETVRNAALEAIDKIDSSRLPNANPTTNTGDLSQEEAIVNAQGGLILRAGGGRQHKSITLIPVNSKVIILDKSGPSEVIEDLRGNWFKIRYQNYQGWAFSGFLNYKGDNNELPDVH is encoded by the coding sequence ATGAATGATAAAGTTAGAGAACGATTAATTGAAAATTTTAGGAGTAATCCACAGAGTTTCAAAGATAAGTATTTTACAGAGCAGAGCAGAGCAGAGCAGAGCAGAGCAGAGCAGAGCAGAGCAGAGCTCAAGAAATTATTTTCTGATATTGTAGATAGTAAGCTAGAAACAAACCTTATATATTATTCCTTGTTAGAAGATATTCCTTCTAAACTTGCGAATACCGATTCCAAAAATCTAAGTCTCGAATCCTTAACGTCGCTTTTAGCGGATAACAAGAATTTAACCAAAGAAAATGCAAGCTGGGTTGTGGATACTTGGGCGATTGCGCAAAACAATTCAAGTCTATTCATTGAACAGACTGATTTTACTTCTTATTTTAAGCCGAATCCAAGGCTCCTTCATTTTCTTAAAAATTTTATAGCCAACTCAAATCCGAGCGCAAATAAAAAGCTCCCCGAATTTCTAGAATTTCTCTATAAGAACTTTGACAAATCGGAATGCATTGCCTTTATAGAAGAACTGTATCCGCGTCTAGGAATATCAGGGTCAGCTTGCATTGACTCTTTTCTTAAGAATAAGAAAGAAGAAGAATTACTGACCGTGTTACAATCAATGACAAAACAGTCAGCAGAGAAAAACAAAAAACTACAAAAGAAAATCGGGATTGGTATTGCTGCGTCTGCAATTTTAATTCCGATTCTTTATTTTGGGTATCGCTTTGGAATGAATCGTTTAGAGGTTAATTCTCTATTAACCGATATTACGAGTAATTCTTTAGAAACTAGAACCAAAGCAGCGAATGCTCTCGCAAGTCGAAATCGAGAAATCATCATACCACGATTGATTGAAATCTTAAAGGATACAAAATATTCAGACGAGGTGAAAGCAAGTGCAATTAAAACTTTACTTGAATACGGAAAAGACGCAAAGGATGCATTACCTGCTATTTATTCCTTGACTAAGACAAAGAATAAAGAATTAGCTCAGAGTATAATTGCTGTTATCTACCAAATCAGTGAGCAAGATAGCGAAGCAGCTAAAAGGCTATTTGAAATTGTAAATTACAACCCTGATTCAGATGTTAGGCAGGAAGCATTAAGTATTCTTGCTCAATTTAAGGTGCAAGCGGGTAATCAAGATAATCCTAAAAATATTGAGCAATTAATTACTTACTTAAATGATACTAATGAAAGTGTCGCGGCAAAGTCTGCTAAAATGATTGGTAACTATGAGTTAGAGGCTGATTCCTATATTCCTCGATTGACTCTTTTCTTAAAAAATGAAACTGTTTCTCTGCGGAGTGAATTGATTCAAACCTTTAAGAAGATTGCCAAAGATAAAAAAAATATCGTTCCATTATTGCTTCCGATTTTAAACGAGAAAGGAATTTCCAATAAAGCGGATGTTTTAGATTTTCTGCTGACTGCGGAAGATGACTTGTCTCCTTTTGTTTCCAAAGTGATTCCAAGCATAAAGGAAACAGATTCTAGTTACCAAGAAAACGCGAAATCGTTTATTGCAAAAGCAGGAGCGAAGTCGATACCATTTTTAGTTAAAACTCTGCTAGATAGAAGCCCTGAAATACAAATCTTTTCCGCTACTTGTCTCGGAGAGTTTGGCAGTGATGCAAAGAGTGCAATCCCAAGCCTACTGCGGCTTACCTCATCGAAAGAGGAAACTGTGCGTAATGCGGCGTTAGAGGCAATTGATAAGATTGACTCTTCAAGGTTACCAAATGCAAATCCGACGACGAATACGGGAGATTTGAGTCAAGAGGAAGCAATTGTAAATGCACAGGGTGGATTGATTCTACGAGCAGGTGGAGGAAGACAGCATAAAAGTATTACCCTCATTCCTGTGAACTCGAAAGTAATCATTCTAGATAAGAGCGGTCCTTCGGAGGTGATTGAAGACTTACGAGGAAATTGGTTTAAGATAAGATACCAGAATTACCAAGGCTGGGCGTTTAGCGGATTTTTGAATTACAAAGGAGATAACAATGAATTACCTGATGTGCACTGA
- a CDS encoding SHOCT domain-containing protein — protein sequence MNYLMCTEFINFIKENGRDILKNPQNFEASLQAYCSTKLTSNVYKTEAFILTEALREGIIQELLEVKIVSDTLIRKLSKQLQATCGFTEYASNGAIDTWCYALGLKEVPVQKVEEARVIATNSSSEEPLTSRGIVMMVLGAVFFFLGLVLTADSYETAANKHKAANKSYTVFYGLVAFGAISFIRGFIQMIQYYTQSSEESEKTNAQSSTNTNYSQKASGTDTYSSDNPNYTKKSENVKSQDSDADYFNQTSNQSTKKDEQSKKEKTFEDRFEELKRLHEKGIITEAEFQTRKTEILKEL from the coding sequence ATGAATTACCTGATGTGCACTGAATTTATAAATTTTATTAAAGAGAACGGAAGAGATATTCTAAAAAATCCACAGAATTTTGAGGCATCGCTTCAAGCTTATTGTTCGACGAAGCTAACTTCAAATGTATATAAAACGGAAGCCTTTATTTTGACTGAAGCTTTGCGAGAAGGAATTATCCAAGAACTTTTAGAAGTGAAGATAGTCAGTGATACCCTTATTCGAAAACTCTCTAAACAATTACAAGCAACTTGCGGATTCACGGAATATGCCTCTAATGGTGCAATAGATACTTGGTGTTATGCGCTTGGGTTGAAAGAAGTTCCGGTACAGAAGGTTGAGGAGGCTAGAGTAATTGCCACTAATTCTTCTTCGGAAGAGCCATTAACTAGTCGTGGAATCGTTATGATGGTTCTTGGTGCGGTCTTTTTTTTCCTAGGATTAGTCTTAACAGCAGACAGTTATGAAACTGCGGCAAATAAGCATAAGGCGGCAAATAAGTCATATACAGTGTTTTATGGATTGGTTGCCTTCGGTGCAATTTCATTTATTCGTGGATTTATTCAAATGATACAATATTATACGCAATCTTCTGAAGAATCCGAGAAAACTAATGCCCAATCTTCGACTAATACCAATTACTCGCAAAAAGCAAGTGGCACAGATACCTATTCGTCGGATAATCCAAATTACACGAAAAAATCGGAAAACGTCAAATCACAAGATTCTGATGCCGATTATTTTAACCAAACTTCCAATCAATCCACAAAAAAAGATGAGCAGTCCAAGAAAGAAAAAACTTTTGAAGATAGGTTTGAAGAATTAAAACGCTTGCATGAAAAAGGAATTATAACTGAAGCAGAATTTCAAACTCGTAAAACAGAAATTTTAAAGGAATTGTAA
- a CDS encoding HEPN domain-containing protein — translation MSIPKIKEEALRWLATAKEELDAAEHLFTGGFFAKTCFHCQQSAEMAIKSIWILEELDPWGHSIVKLLNELRQTKESLPEELFEAASILDKFYIRYPDGLPELTPGQSYRKSEAITALTAAKTIFQFAESYLN, via the coding sequence ATGAGCATTCCTAAAATTAAAGAAGAAGCCTTACGTTGGCTCGCAACCGCAAAAGAGGAATTAGACGCTGCGGAGCATCTATTTACAGGCGGATTTTTTGCAAAGACTTGTTTTCATTGTCAACAATCAGCGGAGATGGCTATTAAAAGTATTTGGATTTTAGAAGAACTAGACCCTTGGGGACATTCCATTGTAAAGTTATTAAATGAACTTCGTCAGACTAAAGAGAGTTTACCGGAAGAATTATTTGAAGCCGCAAGTATTCTTGATAAATTTTATATTCGTTATCCTGATGGACTACCAGAATTAACTCCCGGTCAGTCTTATCGTAAATCTGAGGCTATCACTGCATTAACTGCAGCAAAGACTATTTTTCAGTTTGCAGAGAGTTATCTAAATTAG